The following proteins are co-located in the Microvirga ossetica genome:
- a CDS encoding globin-coupled sensor protein: protein MQTDPSLTERLKFMGIDETACQELRSLWQQVAPELPRILKRFYAHMHRQPALSKMIGTQQSRLVSAQLQHWGRLFSGNFDASYLEGVRRIGLIHNKIGLEPRWYIGGYVFILNELVQLLSRKHRFNGMSLARKLSVVNRAVMLDMDLAISVYQDAFVEDRQRRGKALSQAVASFSDAVQESLEISGQASDALSESATALDEATGDASTLAIQVTTAAERTASNMQSGAAATEQLAASVREIGQQASRSADVARHALESSQRTKDSVTGLAEQARQIGGVVDLIERIAAQTNLLALNATIEAARAGEMGKGFAVVAQEVKTLANQTAKATTEIGSRIGAIQEATQQSVADMDGIGRIMVELSGIATAIAAAVEEQAAVTSEIAVSVHQTTDHTHSVVRSIEALTGSTASAAVAAQHVSDARQTLDQQLRRLKQDIDRFLTTAQAA from the coding sequence TTGCAGACCGATCCATCTCTCACGGAGCGGCTCAAGTTCATGGGCATCGACGAGACTGCCTGTCAGGAGCTTCGCTCCCTGTGGCAGCAGGTGGCGCCGGAGCTGCCGAGGATCCTCAAGCGCTTTTACGCCCATATGCACCGGCAGCCGGCATTGTCGAAGATGATCGGAACGCAGCAATCCCGGCTGGTCTCCGCCCAGCTGCAGCATTGGGGCCGGCTCTTCAGCGGCAACTTCGACGCCTCCTACCTCGAAGGGGTCCGCCGCATCGGTCTCATTCACAACAAGATCGGCCTGGAGCCACGGTGGTATATCGGTGGCTACGTCTTCATTCTGAACGAGCTGGTTCAATTACTCTCGAGAAAGCACCGCTTCAACGGCATGTCGCTGGCGCGCAAGTTGAGCGTGGTCAATCGGGCGGTGATGCTCGATATGGACCTTGCCATCTCGGTTTATCAGGACGCATTCGTCGAAGACCGTCAGCGAAGAGGCAAGGCGCTGTCGCAAGCCGTCGCTTCGTTTTCCGATGCGGTTCAGGAAAGCCTCGAGATCTCGGGACAGGCGAGCGACGCTTTGTCGGAGAGCGCCACTGCGCTCGATGAGGCGACCGGCGATGCCAGCACCTTGGCGATCCAGGTCACGACAGCGGCCGAGCGAACGGCATCGAACATGCAGTCGGGAGCTGCGGCGACGGAGCAGCTCGCGGCGTCCGTCCGCGAGATCGGCCAGCAGGCCAGCCGCTCGGCGGACGTTGCGCGGCATGCCCTGGAGAGTTCGCAGCGCACGAAGGATTCCGTGACAGGCTTGGCGGAGCAGGCCAGGCAGATCGGCGGCGTGGTCGATCTGATCGAACGGATTGCGGCGCAGACGAATCTGCTCGCCCTGAACGCGACCATCGAAGCGGCCCGTGCCGGCGAGATGGGCAAGGGCTTCGCCGTCGTGGCGCAGGAGGTCAAGACCCTGGCCAACCAGACGGCCAAAGCGACAACCGAAATCGGCTCGCGCATCGGCGCGATTCAGGAAGCCACCCAGCAGAGCGTTGCCGATATGGACGGGATCGGCCGGATCATGGTGGAGTTGAGCGGCATCGCCACGGCGATTGCTGCAGCTGTCGAGGAGCAGGCTGCGGTCACGTCCGAGATTGCAGTCAGCGTCCACCAGACGACAGACCACACGCATTCGGTCGTTCGCAGCATCGAAGCCTTGACCGGATCGACAGCCTCAGCCGCTGTCGCGGCGCAGCACGTGTCGGATGCCAGGCAGACTCTGGATCAGCAGCTCCGGCGCCTGAAGCAGGATATCGACCGTTTCCTGACGACTGCGCAAGCCGCATAG
- a CDS encoding helix-turn-helix transcriptional regulator, with protein sequence MSRARKADGKTALTPDLASYAPVCDAIALLFQPYAEVVLHDLATETVVHLSNPFSKRELGEPSLLHEIDFKPTDIIIGPYEKVNWDGRRIKSVSAVLRSGERAIGVLCINVDVSHFHAVMQTLTALVAVPQSPEKPASLFKEDWHERINEYIQSWTRERGLTIAEMSRPQKQQLVTDLAGDGAFGGRNAAAYISRVLGLGRATVYNYLKKDQA encoded by the coding sequence ATGAGCCGCGCCCGCAAAGCCGATGGGAAGACGGCATTGACGCCCGATCTGGCGAGCTATGCGCCTGTCTGCGATGCCATCGCGCTGCTCTTCCAGCCCTATGCCGAGGTGGTGCTGCACGATCTCGCCACCGAGACCGTGGTCCATCTCTCCAACCCCTTCTCGAAGCGGGAGCTGGGCGAGCCGTCGCTCCTGCACGAGATCGACTTCAAGCCGACCGACATCATCATCGGCCCCTATGAAAAAGTGAACTGGGACGGGCGGCGCATCAAATCGGTCAGCGCGGTCCTGCGCTCGGGCGAGAGGGCGATCGGTGTTCTCTGCATCAACGTGGACGTCTCGCATTTCCACGCGGTCATGCAGACATTGACCGCGCTCGTGGCCGTGCCGCAATCACCGGAAAAGCCCGCCTCGCTGTTCAAGGAGGACTGGCACGAGCGCATCAACGAATACATCCAGAGCTGGACGCGCGAACGCGGCCTCACCATTGCCGAGATGAGCCGGCCCCAGAAGCAGCAGCTCGTCACGGATCTTGCCGGCGACGGCGCCTTCGGCGGGCGCAATGCGGCGGCCTATATCTCGCGCGTGCTCGGCCTGGGCCGCGCGACGGTCTACAACTACCTCAAGAAGGATCAGGCCTGA
- a CDS encoding TRAP transporter substrate-binding protein, whose product MKSFKFVLAAGVAATILAAAPAYAQFTERSIRISNGVNEDHPNGKGVEKFKACLTDKSGGKLKVQGFWGNALGGDLQATQALRSGTQEMVVTSSSPLIGILPDLGVFDLPFLFANEKEADAVLDGSFGKYVDGKLETVGLVNLAYWENGFRNLTNSRRPVEKWEDFKGLKVRVMQNNVFLDTFKNMGANAVPMAFGEVFTALETKAIDGQENPFVTIDTSKFYEVQKYLSVTRHAYTPFLVLYSKKLWDGLSKDEQAALRDCAVLARDEQRKVSRELSLASLNKIKGEGTVVNELNAQEANRMRDQAKAVWEKHAATIGPETVKMMQAELEKVRQK is encoded by the coding sequence ATGAAGAGTTTCAAGTTCGTTCTTGCTGCCGGCGTCGCGGCAACCATTCTCGCCGCGGCTCCGGCCTACGCACAATTTACCGAACGCAGTATCCGCATTTCCAATGGCGTGAACGAGGATCACCCCAACGGAAAGGGTGTCGAAAAGTTCAAGGCGTGCCTGACGGACAAATCCGGCGGCAAGCTGAAGGTGCAGGGCTTCTGGGGCAATGCCCTGGGCGGCGACCTTCAGGCCACTCAGGCGCTCCGCTCCGGCACGCAGGAAATGGTCGTCACATCGAGCTCGCCGCTGATCGGCATCCTGCCCGATCTCGGCGTCTTCGACCTGCCGTTCCTCTTCGCCAATGAGAAGGAGGCCGATGCCGTTCTCGATGGCAGCTTCGGCAAGTATGTCGACGGCAAGCTCGAGACGGTCGGACTGGTCAACCTGGCTTATTGGGAGAACGGGTTCCGCAACCTCACCAATTCGCGCCGCCCGGTCGAAAAGTGGGAGGATTTCAAGGGCCTCAAGGTTCGTGTGATGCAGAACAACGTGTTCCTCGACACGTTCAAGAACATGGGCGCCAATGCGGTGCCGATGGCATTCGGCGAGGTGTTCACAGCGCTCGAGACCAAGGCCATCGACGGTCAGGAAAATCCTTTCGTGACCATTGACACCTCCAAGTTCTACGAGGTTCAGAAGTACCTCTCCGTCACGCGGCACGCTTATACCCCCTTCCTCGTCCTCTACTCGAAGAAGCTGTGGGATGGGCTGTCGAAGGACGAGCAGGCTGCTCTCCGTGACTGCGCCGTTCTCGCTCGCGATGAACAACGCAAAGTGTCCCGTGAACTATCTCTGGCCTCCCTCAACAAGATCAAGGGCGAGGGGACCGTGGTCAATGAGCTGAACGCTCAGGAGGCCAATCGGATGCGCGACCAGGCCAAGGCGGTTTGGGAGAAGCATGCGGCCACGATCGGCCCTGAGACGGTGAAGATGATGCAGGCGGAGCTGGAAAAAGTCCGTCAGAAGTAA
- a CDS encoding inositol monophosphatase family protein, giving the protein MSPMPFSRADALTVAEILRDAAKTEILPRFRNLSAGAIRTKTSQLDLVTDADEAAERMIEAELLKVFPGARVIGEEGVSRDARLLDGLDEADLAFILDPVDGTMNFACGLPLFGVMAAAVMKGEIVGGIILDPISDDWAVAVRGEGAWVQRPDGSTIPLRVASAVPLEEMTGNVSWRYLPKELRPVVTGNLSQVAMAADLRCSAHTYRQTSAGYLHFSFSSSVLPWDHAAGWLIHREAGGYTAHFDGSPYRPVNRGGGLISAPDRASWQLLRDALLPPQA; this is encoded by the coding sequence ATGAGCCCGATGCCGTTCTCAAGAGCCGATGCCCTCACCGTCGCGGAGATCCTCAGGGATGCGGCAAAGACTGAGATCCTGCCGCGATTTCGCAATCTGTCGGCGGGCGCCATCCGCACGAAGACGTCGCAACTCGATCTCGTTACCGACGCGGACGAGGCCGCCGAGCGGATGATCGAAGCCGAATTGCTGAAGGTCTTTCCAGGAGCGCGTGTGATCGGCGAGGAGGGCGTCAGCCGGGATGCGAGGCTGCTCGACGGCTTAGACGAAGCGGATCTCGCCTTCATTCTCGATCCCGTCGACGGCACGATGAATTTCGCGTGCGGCCTGCCACTCTTCGGCGTCATGGCGGCGGCGGTGATGAAGGGCGAGATTGTCGGAGGGATCATCCTCGACCCGATCTCCGACGATTGGGCTGTGGCCGTTCGCGGAGAGGGCGCCTGGGTGCAGCGCCCGGATGGCAGCACCATTCCGCTTCGCGTCGCTTCCGCGGTGCCGTTGGAGGAAATGACGGGCAACGTGTCATGGCGCTACCTGCCGAAGGAGCTTCGCCCGGTCGTGACCGGGAACCTGTCGCAGGTCGCGATGGCGGCCGATCTGCGCTGCTCGGCGCATACCTATCGCCAGACCTCGGCCGGATATCTGCATTTCTCGTTCTCATCGAGCGTGCTGCCGTGGGATCACGCTGCGGGTTGGCTGATCCATCGCGAGGCCGGCGGCTATACCGCGCATTTCGACGGCTCGCCGTACCGTCCCGTCAATCGGGGCGGCGGCCTCATCAGCGCACCGGACAGGGCGAGCTGGCAGCTTTTGCGTGACGCGCTTCTGCCGCCTCAGGCCTGA
- a CDS encoding aminotransferase class I/II-fold pyridoxal phosphate-dependent enzyme, producing MKIEEFTLERIQSLYENTVEYNLSDSGVHPYSLRELLTPEQQNQLLDVELGYGWTNGRVELRQAIANLHPNRDPDHVIVTNGSAEANFLLVMSLLEPGDELVVFVPNYLQIWGWARAIGVTVKEVLLREELGWIPDLDDVRKAVSSRTKMMTICNPNNPTGSVLPRETMDGLVAIARQHGIYLHADEVYKGAELDRDEPPSFADLYEKAIVTNGLSKAMALPGLRIGWLVGPAQEIYASWQRKDYTSITTGAVSEFVAEIAVQPAKRQEILSRSKRILRENLALLQRWVDANSDLFSFVPPKAGGMAFLRYAMPMNSTDLVHRLREERGIMLLPGDVYGMDNYIRIGIGAPAHHLEAGLERLADFVRTELA from the coding sequence ATGAAGATCGAAGAATTCACGCTCGAGCGCATCCAATCGCTTTACGAAAACACCGTCGAGTACAATCTCTCCGACAGTGGCGTGCATCCCTATTCCCTGCGCGAGCTTCTCACGCCCGAGCAGCAGAACCAGTTGCTCGACGTAGAGCTCGGCTATGGCTGGACGAACGGCCGCGTGGAGTTGCGGCAGGCCATCGCCAACCTCCATCCGAACCGCGACCCGGACCATGTGATCGTCACCAACGGATCGGCGGAGGCGAACTTTCTTCTCGTGATGTCGCTGCTCGAGCCCGGCGACGAGCTGGTGGTGTTCGTGCCGAACTACCTGCAGATCTGGGGCTGGGCGCGCGCCATCGGCGTGACGGTGAAGGAAGTGTTGCTGCGCGAGGAACTCGGCTGGATTCCGGATCTCGACGACGTGCGCAAGGCCGTCTCCAGCCGCACGAAGATGATGACGATCTGCAATCCCAACAACCCGACCGGCAGCGTGCTGCCGCGCGAAACCATGGACGGCCTCGTCGCGATCGCCCGCCAGCATGGGATCTATCTCCACGCCGACGAAGTCTACAAGGGAGCGGAGCTTGATCGGGACGAGCCTCCGAGCTTTGCCGATCTCTACGAGAAGGCCATCGTCACCAACGGCCTCTCGAAGGCGATGGCGCTTCCGGGCCTGCGCATCGGCTGGCTCGTCGGACCGGCTCAGGAGATCTACGCCTCCTGGCAGCGCAAGGACTACACCTCGATCACCACGGGCGCGGTCAGCGAGTTCGTGGCGGAGATTGCCGTGCAGCCGGCCAAGCGGCAGGAAATCCTGTCGCGCAGCAAGCGCATCCTGCGCGAGAACCTGGCCCTGCTGCAGCGCTGGGTCGACGCCAACAGCGACCTGTTCTCCTTCGTGCCGCCCAAGGCCGGCGGCATGGCGTTCCTCCGCTATGCGATGCCGATGAACTCGACCGATCTCGTGCATCGCCTGCGCGAGGAACGCGGGATCATGCTGCTGCCAGGCGATGTCTATGGCATGGACAACTACATCCGCATCGGCATCGGCGCACCGGCTCATCATCTCGAAGCGGGACTGGAGCGGCTTGCAGACTTTGTGCGAACCGAACTTGCATGA
- a CDS encoding aldo/keto reductase, producing the protein MSLTVTLPKGEAVPALGQGTWQIAENAARRAQEIEALRLGVELGMTLIDTAEMYGEGAAEELVAEALAGQRERLFLVSKVYPHNASRRGVVEACERSLKRLKTDRLDLYLLHWRGSVPLEETVIGFEELRRAGKVRRWGVSNFDTDDMDELFEVPDGPNCATNQVLYNVTRRGPEYDLLPWMTERGMPLMAYSPIEQGRIPRRGALQKVAEKHGASAFQIALAWLLQKPGVIAIPKASSPEHVRDNCRALEIRLDPEDLAAIDAEFPPPKRKRPLEMI; encoded by the coding sequence ATGAGCCTCACTGTCACTCTGCCGAAAGGCGAAGCCGTTCCGGCCCTCGGGCAGGGGACTTGGCAGATCGCGGAGAATGCCGCTCGCCGGGCGCAGGAGATCGAGGCTCTGCGCCTTGGCGTCGAACTCGGCATGACCTTGATCGATACGGCTGAGATGTATGGCGAGGGCGCTGCGGAGGAGCTTGTCGCCGAGGCTCTTGCGGGGCAGCGCGAGCGCCTCTTTCTCGTGAGCAAGGTCTATCCGCACAATGCGAGCCGCCGGGGCGTCGTCGAGGCCTGCGAGCGCAGCCTGAAGCGCCTGAAGACGGACAGGCTCGACCTCTATCTGCTGCACTGGCGCGGAAGCGTGCCGCTCGAGGAGACGGTGATCGGCTTCGAGGAGCTTCGCCGCGCCGGCAAGGTCCGCCGTTGGGGCGTCAGCAACTTCGATACCGACGATATGGATGAACTGTTCGAGGTTCCGGACGGTCCGAACTGCGCGACGAACCAGGTGCTGTACAACGTCACCCGCCGCGGGCCCGAATACGATCTGCTGCCATGGATGACGGAGCGCGGCATGCCGCTCATGGCCTACAGCCCGATCGAGCAGGGCCGGATTCCGCGCAGAGGCGCGCTGCAAAAGGTTGCGGAGAAGCACGGCGCGAGCGCCTTTCAGATTGCCCTCGCCTGGCTTTTGCAGAAGCCGGGTGTGATCGCGATTCCGAAAGCCTCGAGCCCCGAACACGTGAGAGACAACTGCCGCGCGCTTGAGATCCGGCTCGATCCGGAGGATCTTGCCGCCATCGATGCCGAGTTCCCGCCCCCTAAGCGCAAGCGGCCGTTGGAGATGATCTGA
- the denD gene encoding D-erythronate dehydrogenase yields MQILILGAAGMVGRKLTERLVKDGKLGDKAITRLILHDVVEPQRPDVSYDVETLTSDFSIPGEAEKLVAGRPDVIFHLAAIVSGEAEADLEKGYRINLDGTRFLFDAIRAVGGGYKPRLLFTSSIAIFGAPFPDAIGDEFFLTPLTSYGTQKAIGELLLADYTRRGFFDGVGIRLPTICVRPGKPNKAASGFFSSIIREPLNGQDVVLPVSLEVRHAHASPRSAVGFLVHAATMDTGLIGPRRNLTMPSVSVTVGEQIDALRRVAGEGAVAHIRHEPDPTIIGFVEGWPRRFDARRAESLGFRAETSFDEIVSVYIEDELGGVLPA; encoded by the coding sequence ATGCAGATTCTCATTCTCGGAGCGGCCGGAATGGTCGGCCGCAAGTTGACCGAACGCCTGGTGAAGGATGGAAAACTGGGCGACAAGGCGATCACCCGCCTCATCCTGCATGACGTCGTTGAACCTCAGCGTCCCGATGTTTCGTATGATGTCGAGACACTGACTTCCGACTTTTCTATCCCGGGAGAGGCGGAGAAGCTGGTGGCGGGCCGCCCCGATGTGATCTTCCACCTTGCAGCGATCGTCTCGGGCGAGGCGGAAGCCGATCTGGAGAAGGGATACCGGATCAATCTCGACGGGACGCGGTTTCTCTTCGATGCCATCCGCGCCGTGGGAGGGGGATACAAACCTCGCCTGCTGTTCACATCGTCCATCGCGATCTTCGGAGCACCATTCCCGGACGCCATCGGCGACGAGTTCTTTCTGACGCCCCTCACGAGCTATGGCACGCAGAAGGCCATCGGCGAATTGCTGCTGGCCGATTACACGCGGCGTGGTTTCTTCGACGGCGTCGGGATCCGCCTTCCGACCATCTGCGTCAGGCCGGGGAAACCCAACAAGGCCGCCTCCGGCTTTTTCTCGAGCATCATTCGCGAGCCGCTGAACGGTCAGGATGTCGTCCTGCCGGTTTCGCTCGAAGTGCGCCACGCGCATGCCTCGCCGCGTTCCGCCGTCGGCTTCCTAGTGCATGCGGCGACCATGGATACCGGCCTGATCGGCCCGCGACGCAACCTGACCATGCCGAGCGTCTCGGTGACCGTCGGCGAGCAGATCGATGCCTTGCGGCGCGTTGCTGGCGAGGGGGCTGTTGCCCACATCCGCCATGAACCCGATCCGACGATCATAGGCTTCGTCGAGGGATGGCCGCGCCGTTTCGATGCACGCCGTGCCGAAAGCCTCGGATTTCGCGCCGAGACAAGCTTCGATGAAATCGTTTCGGTCTATATCGAAGACGAGCTGGGTGGCGTGCTGCCGGCCTGA
- a CDS encoding aminotransferase class I/II-fold pyridoxal phosphate-dependent enzyme, with amino-acid sequence MQFETFLMERNQTLFENGVEINLTESGVHPCAIEEILPAQEAQALLRLPLGYGWTDGRPDLRSAIASWYPEASAANVLVTNGSSEATMIALMAMIDPGDKVLFAVPNFMQVDGLGRALGMDIQRLPLLADRGWQVDPEALKAATGDSVKLIAVTNPGNPTGAVLSQRSREALLDAARRTEAWLLVDEIYRGGEIDGAETETFYGAYERVIVTSSLSKSFACPGLRLGWIVGPDVVVEEAAKRQDYTTIGSGILSQILGAAVMEPRNRERILARGRALLRENADIVESWVAKRNRWSWQRPAAGGMAFLRYDFEMPSEVLSNELREEQSVFVVAGSWFGIESHIRIGIGVKTEHLEEGLSRLDRFLARRGLA; translated from the coding sequence GTGCAGTTCGAGACCTTCCTCATGGAGCGGAATCAGACGCTGTTCGAGAACGGCGTCGAGATCAATCTCACCGAGAGCGGGGTTCATCCCTGCGCCATCGAGGAGATTCTGCCGGCGCAGGAGGCCCAGGCGCTGCTGCGCCTGCCGCTCGGCTATGGCTGGACGGATGGCAGGCCCGATCTCAGGTCGGCGATTGCCTCTTGGTATCCCGAAGCCTCAGCCGCCAATGTGCTGGTGACGAACGGCTCCTCCGAGGCGACGATGATCGCGCTGATGGCGATGATCGATCCCGGCGACAAGGTCCTCTTCGCCGTTCCGAACTTCATGCAGGTCGACGGACTGGGCCGCGCGCTGGGCATGGACATCCAGCGGCTTCCGCTCCTCGCCGACCGGGGCTGGCAGGTCGATCCGGAGGCCCTGAAGGCTGCGACCGGGGACAGCGTGAAGCTGATTGCGGTGACCAATCCCGGCAACCCGACCGGCGCCGTCCTGTCGCAGCGCAGCCGCGAGGCGCTGCTCGACGCGGCGCGGCGGACAGAAGCCTGGCTCCTCGTCGACGAGATCTATCGCGGCGGCGAGATCGACGGAGCGGAAACGGAAACATTCTACGGCGCCTATGAGCGCGTGATCGTCACCAGCAGCCTGTCCAAGTCCTTCGCCTGCCCGGGCCTGCGCCTCGGCTGGATCGTCGGGCCGGACGTTGTGGTCGAGGAGGCGGCGAAGCGGCAGGATTACACCACGATCGGCAGCGGGATCCTGAGCCAGATCCTCGGTGCCGCCGTCATGGAGCCGAGGAACCGCGAGCGCATCCTGGCACGAGGCAGGGCGTTGCTGCGCGAGAATGCCGATATCGTCGAAAGCTGGGTCGCCAAGCGGAATCGCTGGTCCTGGCAGCGCCCGGCAGCCGGCGGCATGGCGTTCCTCCGCTACGATTTCGAGATGCCGTCGGAAGTGCTGTCGAACGAGCTGCGGGAAGAGCAGAGCGTCTTCGTCGTCGCCGGAAGCTGGTTCGGCATCGAAAGCCATATCCGCATCGGCATCGGCGTGAAGACCGAGCATCTGGAGGAAGGGCTTTCCCGTCTCGACAGGTTCCTCGCCCGCCGCGGCCTCGCCTGA
- a CDS encoding S1C family serine protease — translation MQSPEEWEIPPEYQPDPRTLGYDLKNALAAVVSLRATVPDDAFTAETLGTERAGQGVAIRDDGLVVTIGYLIAEAEEVWLTTSKGRVVQAHVLAYDYESGFGLVQSLEPLGIPVLALGDSRRLSPGDQVVMGGSGGQRHSLAAQVVACQEFAGYWEYLIDSAVFTAPAHPNWGGTALIGPRGDLVGIGSLQLQHQASGGAVVPLNMSVPIDLLKPILDDLLTRGQVRRKPRPWLGFYVAEAEDDEITIIGLAGDAPAQRAGLRAGDQVHAVAGQAVTSLAEFYRAIWALGPAGVDVPLTLEREGDRFDVTVRSADRGRFMKPPRLQ, via the coding sequence ATGCAATCGCCCGAAGAATGGGAAATCCCTCCTGAATACCAGCCCGACCCGCGCACCCTCGGCTACGATCTCAAGAATGCTCTGGCCGCCGTCGTTTCCTTAAGGGCGACGGTTCCCGACGATGCGTTCACGGCCGAGACTCTTGGGACCGAGCGGGCAGGGCAGGGCGTCGCCATCCGGGATGACGGGCTCGTCGTTACGATCGGGTATCTGATCGCCGAGGCGGAAGAGGTGTGGCTGACCACGAGCAAGGGCCGGGTCGTGCAGGCGCATGTGCTGGCCTATGATTACGAAAGCGGCTTCGGTCTGGTGCAGTCTCTCGAGCCGCTGGGCATCCCCGTCCTCGCCCTGGGCGATTCCCGTCGCCTGTCGCCCGGCGATCAGGTCGTGATGGGGGGCAGCGGCGGGCAGCGCCATTCGCTCGCCGCCCAAGTCGTCGCCTGCCAGGAATTCGCCGGCTATTGGGAATACCTCATCGATTCAGCCGTCTTCACCGCTCCCGCCCATCCCAACTGGGGTGGAACGGCCTTGATCGGCCCGCGTGGCGATCTGGTTGGGATCGGCTCGCTGCAGCTTCAGCATCAGGCGTCCGGCGGGGCTGTCGTGCCCCTCAACATGAGCGTGCCCATCGATCTTCTGAAACCGATCCTGGACGATCTCCTGACCCGCGGGCAGGTAAGGAGAAAGCCGCGCCCCTGGCTCGGATTCTATGTTGCAGAGGCCGAGGACGATGAGATCACGATCATCGGGCTGGCCGGCGACGCCCCAGCCCAGCGCGCCGGCTTAAGGGCTGGCGATCAGGTGCATGCGGTCGCGGGGCAGGCTGTGACATCGCTGGCGGAATTCTATCGCGCGATCTGGGCGCTCGGGCCGGCGGGTGTCGACGTGCCGCTCACCCTCGAACGGGAGGGTGACAGGTTCGACGTGACCGTCAGGTCAGCCGATCGGGGCCGTTTCATGAAGCCGCCCCGTCTCCAATAA
- a CDS encoding TRAP transporter large permease subunit produces MTIVVFLTSLLGAMALGMPIAFALIVCALALMLWLGNFDSQIVAQNMIIGADNFQLLAVPFFLLAGELMNVGGLSKRIVNFALACLGHIHGGLGYVAIVAALILAALSGSAAADTAALAAILIPMMRNAGYDIPRAAGLIAAGGIIAPVIPPSIGFIVFGVAANVSISQLFLAGVAPGIMMGISLVVAWAIVSRKDKMKTAPRATMRERGKAFVDGFYALLMPVMILGGIKWGIVTPTEAAVLAAVYALLIGMFVYRELKPSMLYGVFLTAAKTTAVVMFLVAAALVSAWLITQANIPGEISGLIEPLMGNKTLLMFALMFLVVIVGTALDFSPTVLILTPVLMPIVKQAGIDPVYFGVLFIINNAIGLITPPVGIVLNVVSGVARVPMGAVIRGVNPFLIAQLIVLVLLIIFPDLVMVPFSWLRGR; encoded by the coding sequence ATGACCATCGTCGTCTTCCTCACCTCGCTGCTGGGCGCCATGGCGCTCGGAATGCCGATTGCTTTCGCTTTGATCGTCTGCGCCTTGGCGCTCATGCTTTGGCTCGGCAACTTCGACAGCCAGATCGTCGCCCAGAACATGATCATCGGCGCCGACAACTTTCAGCTCCTGGCGGTTCCCTTCTTCCTGCTCGCCGGCGAGTTGATGAATGTCGGAGGGCTGTCGAAGCGCATCGTCAACTTCGCGCTGGCGTGCCTGGGACATATTCACGGCGGCCTGGGCTATGTGGCCATCGTTGCCGCGCTCATCCTGGCGGCCCTGTCCGGTTCCGCAGCCGCGGATACGGCTGCTCTCGCCGCCATCCTGATCCCGATGATGCGCAATGCCGGATACGACATTCCGCGGGCGGCGGGACTCATCGCGGCCGGTGGCATCATCGCTCCGGTGATCCCGCCTTCGATCGGCTTCATCGTCTTCGGCGTTGCGGCCAATGTCTCGATCTCCCAGCTGTTCCTGGCAGGCGTCGCGCCCGGCATAATGATGGGCATTTCGCTGGTGGTTGCGTGGGCCATCGTCAGCCGGAAGGACAAGATGAAGACGGCGCCGCGGGCGACCATGCGTGAGCGCGGCAAGGCCTTCGTCGATGGTTTCTATGCTCTGCTCATGCCAGTCATGATCCTTGGCGGTATCAAGTGGGGGATCGTGACACCGACGGAAGCCGCGGTGCTCGCCGCCGTCTATGCGCTCCTGATCGGAATGTTCGTTTATCGCGAGCTGAAGCCGTCGATGCTCTACGGCGTTTTCCTGACGGCTGCGAAGACGACGGCCGTGGTGATGTTCCTCGTCGCCGCGGCGCTCGTGTCAGCATGGCTCATCACACAGGCCAACATTCCGGGCGAGATCAGCGGGCTTATCGAACCCCTGATGGGCAATAAGACCTTGCTCATGTTCGCTCTGATGTTCCTGGTCGTTATCGTCGGAACGGCGCTGGATTTCTCGCCGACGGTTCTGATCCTGACGCCGGTTCTCATGCCGATCGTCAAGCAGGCCGGAATCGATCCGGTCTATTTCGGCGTGCTGTTCATCATCAACAATGCCATCGGCCTGATCACGCCTCCGGTGGGAATCGTGCTCAATGTGGTGAGCGGCGTTGCCCGCGTGCCGATGGGAGCCGTCATCCGTGGCGTGAATCCGTTCCTGATCGCGCAGTTGATCGTGCTCGTCCTGCTCATCATCTTCCCCGATCTGGTTATGGTGCCGTTCTCCTGGTTGAGGGGACGATGA